A stretch of the Nematostella vectensis chromosome 1, jaNemVect1.1, whole genome shotgun sequence genome encodes the following:
- the LOC5517470 gene encoding protein rolling stone isoform X2: MCSKGCKKEFHPRNFKLWHCCVEHLTESPWLPLPVFVGFRVVISILCCVIWLYNVISKGKFFIFYTNWSFTVATIYFIVSSVVSMMQYLAKRKYPEKPGASKAVDVEMQPVNASPNLPRPDNEHQDAIGAHHMITWLLYNIAANMTLFLTIGYWTMINDPDKNPNTFVGVFKHLFVAIFCVIDTFMSRIPVRIYHFVYTLIATAVYLIFTIIYWSVGGTDLHGNPYIYTVLDYDSMTTAEGFIVVFFFFIVIPVVQLFYFGLAKFRDWLIAKHEEKQITKIWSQKDEEEF, encoded by the exons ATGTGCAGCAAAGGGTGCAAAAAAGAGTTCCACCCACGAAATTTCAAACTGTGGCATTGCTGTGTGGAGCATCTAACTGAGTCCCCC tggCTTCCCCTACCAGTGTTTGTGGGCTTCCGTGTAGTTATTTCCATTCTCTGTTGCGTCATATGGCTCTATAATGTCATTTCAAAGGGAAAGTTCTTCATCTTCTATACCAACTGGAGTTTTACGGTTGCCACCATCTATTTCATAGTGTCTTCCGTTGTGTCGATGATGCAGTATCTAGCCAAGCGCAAATACCCAGAAAAACCTGGTGCAAGCAAAGCTGTTGATGTAGAAATGCAGCCAGTTAACGCAAGCCCCAACCTTCCCAGGCCAGACAATGAACACCAAGATGCCATCGGAGCCCACCACATGATCACATGGCTACTGTACAACATAGCTGCCAACATGACTCTATTCCTAACTATTGGGTACTGGACAATGATAAATGATCCAGACAAAAATCCTAATACTTTTGTGGGAGTTTTTAAGCATCTTTTTGTGGCTATCTTTTGTGTCATTGACACTTTTATGAGTAGAATCCCAGTTagaatttatcattttgtgtACACGCTCATAGCAACAGCTGTTTACCTAATTTTTACAATCATTTATTGGAGCGTTGGGGGTACAGATCTCCATGGAAACCCATACATCTATACGGTACTTGACTACGATTCCATGACAACAGCAGAGGGTTTTATAGTTGTGTTCTTCTTCTTTATTGTCATCCCTGTTGTACAGCTCTTTTACTTTGGGCTGGCCAAATTTCGAGATTGGTTGATTGCTAAGCATGAAGAAAAGCAAATCACTAAAATATGGTCCCAGAAAGATGAGGAGGAATTTTAA
- the LOC5517470 gene encoding protein rolling stone isoform X1 produces the protein MWRKLLIFGRERCLCGHRRIWHASVDEITESAWLPLPVFVGFRVVISILCCVIWLYNVISKGKFFIFYTNWSFTVATIYFIVSSVVSMMQYLAKRKYPEKPGASKAVDVEMQPVNASPNLPRPDNEHQDAIGAHHMITWLLYNIAANMTLFLTIGYWTMINDPDKNPNTFVGVFKHLFVAIFCVIDTFMSRIPVRIYHFVYTLIATAVYLIFTIIYWSVGGTDLHGNPYIYTVLDYDSMTTAEGFIVVFFFFIVIPVVQLFYFGLAKFRDWLIAKHEEKQITKIWSQKDEEEF, from the exons ATGTGGAGAAAACTGTTAATTTTCGGGAGAGAACGGTGTCTCTGTGGCCATCGTAGGATTTGGCATGCATCAGTAGATGAGATCACTGAGTCAGCT tggCTTCCCCTACCAGTGTTTGTGGGCTTCCGTGTAGTTATTTCCATTCTCTGTTGCGTCATATGGCTCTATAATGTCATTTCAAAGGGAAAGTTCTTCATCTTCTATACCAACTGGAGTTTTACGGTTGCCACCATCTATTTCATAGTGTCTTCCGTTGTGTCGATGATGCAGTATCTAGCCAAGCGCAAATACCCAGAAAAACCTGGTGCAAGCAAAGCTGTTGATGTAGAAATGCAGCCAGTTAACGCAAGCCCCAACCTTCCCAGGCCAGACAATGAACACCAAGATGCCATCGGAGCCCACCACATGATCACATGGCTACTGTACAACATAGCTGCCAACATGACTCTATTCCTAACTATTGGGTACTGGACAATGATAAATGATCCAGACAAAAATCCTAATACTTTTGTGGGAGTTTTTAAGCATCTTTTTGTGGCTATCTTTTGTGTCATTGACACTTTTATGAGTAGAATCCCAGTTagaatttatcattttgtgtACACGCTCATAGCAACAGCTGTTTACCTAATTTTTACAATCATTTATTGGAGCGTTGGGGGTACAGATCTCCATGGAAACCCATACATCTATACGGTACTTGACTACGATTCCATGACAACAGCAGAGGGTTTTATAGTTGTGTTCTTCTTCTTTATTGTCATCCCTGTTGTACAGCTCTTTTACTTTGGGCTGGCCAAATTTCGAGATTGGTTGATTGCTAAGCATGAAGAAAAGCAAATCACTAAAATATGGTCCCAGAAAGATGAGGAGGAATTTTAA
- the LOC5517469 gene encoding U3 small nucleolar ribonucleoprotein protein IMP4, whose protein sequence is MLRRQARLRREYLYRKSLEEQERTIYEKKKKLKLSLSEGKAIPTELRKDEAELREAIEFDDEKHEKVGSHIDDEYAWAGVEDPKIMITTSHNPSSRLKQFAKEMRLVFPNSQRLNRGNYVMKQLVDACKANDVTDLIIVHEHRGEPDGLVVCHLPFGPTAYFTLSSTVMRHDIPKIGTMSEAYPHLIFHNFKSKLGDRVRNILKYLFPVPKEDTRRVVTFANQSDYISFRHHTYKKVDGQIELSEVGPRFEMKVYEIKLGTVDQIEAETEWRLKPYMNTSKKRKALSQE, encoded by the exons ATG CTTCGAAGGCAAGCCAGGTTAAGGAGGGAATATTTGTACCGAAAATCACTAGAAGAGCAAGAACGAACGATTTatgagaagaaaaagaaattgaaGCTTTCTCTTTCTG AGGGAAAGGCAATTCCTACAGAACTGCGCAAAGATGAAGCTGAATTAAGAGAAGCAATTGAATTCGATGACGAGAAACACGAAA AGGTTGGAAGCCATATTGATGATGAATATGCCTGGGCCGGTGTTGAGGATCCAAAAATCATGATCACAACTTCACACAATCCAAGCTCAAGACTGAAACAGTTTGCAAAG GAAATGAGACTTGTGTTCCCAAACAGCCAGAGGTTGAACCGTGGAAATTATGTCATGAAGCAACTTGTAGATGCATGTAAAGCTAATGATGTGACAGATCTTATTATTGTTCATGAACACAGAGGAGAGCCAG ATGGCCTAGTGGTCTGTCACTTACCGTTTGGTCCCACGGCATACTTCACTCTCTCTAGTACGGTCATGCGGCATGACATTCCCAAGATTGGTACAATGTCAGAGGCCTACCCCCATCTTATATTTCACAACTTCAAGAGCAAACTAGGAGACAGA GTCAGGAATATCCTCAAATATCTCTTCCCTGTACCCAAGGAAGATACTCGTCGAGTGGTAACTTTTGCAAACCAGAGCGACTATATCTCATTCAG GCATCACACATATAAGAAAGTTGATGGACAAATAGAACTTTCAGAAGTGGGCCCTAGATTTGAAATGAAAG ttTATGAGATTAAACTTGGGACTGTAGATCAAATCGAGGCAGAAACAGAGTGGCGACTAAAACCTTATATGAACACTTCTAAAAAGAGAAAGGCTCTCAGCCAAGAGTAG
- the LOC5517402 gene encoding mediator of RNA polymerase II transcription subunit 20, whose protein sequence is MGVSRVFPLELSEGKSTQQAVELLQKRAELLGATKTCNWCVDCETYQATSLHTSSSKVLHLVHSTEHPYSSFVVLESGTCLVAQTGFDSLMVRLKAFYTQRKAAKIEVKGPSYEYGDFILKIGQISLGPSVKGVLIEVEYLPCEDVEQCWGLISEFIASFLGTAFTLPSMPKTSNKETGLFTVTDNILQYIDVFKVTGGYRKSQS, encoded by the exons ATGGGGGTTTCTCG AGTATTTCCATTGGAGTTATCCGAGGGAAAAAGCACCCAACAAGCAGTGGAATTGCTTCAGAAAAGGGCCGAGCTTCTTGGTGCTACAAAGACTTGTAACTGGTGTGTTGACTGTGAAACTTATCAAGCAACCTCCCTTCACA CATCTTCAAGCAAGGTACTGCACCTGGTACACAGTACCGAACACCCATACTCATCATTTGTGGTGTTAGAGAGTGGTACTTGCCTTGTTGCACAGACAGGCTTTGATTCTCTCATGGTGCGCCTTAAGGCTTTTTATACACAAAGAAAAGCTGCCAAGATTGAG GTGAAAGGACCAAGTTATGAATATGGAGATTTCATCTTGAAGATTGGGCAGATCTCGCTTGGCCCAAGTGTCAAAGGGGTATTGATTGAG GTGGAGTACCTGCCTTGTGAGGATGTGGAGCAGTGCTGGGGGTTGATCAGTGAGTTCATAGCAAGCTTCCTGGGCACTGCCTTTACTCTACCATCCATGCCTAAAACATCCAACAAAGAGACTGGCCTGTTTACAGTTACTGATAACATATTGCAGTATATAGATGTGTTCAAAGTTACAGGAGGTTATCGGAAATCACAGAGCTGA
- the LOC116601170 gene encoding leucine-rich repeat-containing protein 4C has protein sequence MIAKRPLSIYVILLIMTAAVTSLPVYCPEAGSYTAPGGYPECRVLNNVTHHVTLKCFLCRLEDLRNLTMNGTTVKHLDLSRNKLMIVKTNSFWMMKQLTYLSLATSGIRSIEKGAFTGLDHLVEL, from the exons ATGATTGCTAAGAGGCCTTTATCGATCTACGTCATTCTTTTAATCATGACTGCGgccgtgacgtcacttccggttTATTGCCCGGAAGCTGGTAGTTACACAGCACCAGGCGGCTACCCAGAATGCCGTGTTCTCAATAACGTAACACACCACGTGACACTGAAGTGCTTTTTATGCCGTTTGGAAGATCTGCGGAACTTGACGATGAATGGGACAACAGTGAAGCACCT TGACCTCTCTAGAAACAAGTTGATGATTGTAAAGACAAACTCCTTCTGGATGATGAAACAGCTGACATACTT ATCGTTAGCGACGAGTGGCATACGGAGCATCGAGAAGGGAGCATTCACAGGTCTGGACCATCTCGTGGAGCTGTAA
- the LOC125556784 gene encoding probable glycoprotein hormone G-protein coupled receptor — MTGSYYIPVEKHICYGLQASFIHPNLTLYKKHDFAVTCSPSTSSIGPSSLYKFVEGNRCWKTMNAISSVTLALGLVGIVFNASVIVTTLRCRRLRRNVALSLMCNIAFADLLTDLYLVVITSTRRAQTFIAYSRLISTPFFCELISIPMITGLFASLLLSFLLTAERYCKIVHSFNFNLQFKIGRWTKWFTLGVWSFTFICAILISTVKHITGWFDSMCAPLRGIHGFDVRLVILVIAILVYVTCASLYFKIYKTIKHSTQNVGIQIEGKLARKFVFLITSNFLFLVMPVGISWLIVEVPSGVGADTKQTIWKTLSYISLSLNAVLNPLLVAFRHRLFVREFKRQWRCVIVVAPLAL; from the coding sequence ATGACTGGCAGCTACTACATTCCTGTCGAAAAGCACATCTGCTATGGACTACAGGCCTCATTCATTCACCCAAACCTAACACTGTACAAAAAACACGACTTCGCAGTGACGTGTAGCCCGTCAACCTCTTCCATTGGTCCCTCGTCGCTGTACAAATTCGTAGAAGGAAATCGTTGCTGGAAAACTATGAACGCTATATCGTCCGTCACTTTGGCCTTGGGGTTAGTAGGAATTGTATTCAATGCCTCTGTCATAGTAACAACTCTTCGGTGCCGCCGTCTTCGTCGAAATGTGGCGTTGAGTCTCATGTGCAACATCGCTTTCGCTGATCTTCTCACAGATTTGTACTTGGTGGTAATCACTTCCACGCGTCGTGCGCAAACCTTCATAGCGTACTCCCGTCTGATTTCAACCCCTTTCTTCTGTGAGCTCATCAGTATCCCTATGATTACAGGGCTGTTTGCCAGTCTTTTACTGTCGTTTCTACTGACGGCTGAGCGATATTGTAAAATTGTACACAGTTTTAACTTCAACCTTCAATTTAAGATTGGACGGTGGACGAAGTGGTTTACATTGGGCGTTTGGTCTTTCACATTTATATGCGCTATCTTGATCTCCACAGTGAAACACATAACGGGGTGGTTTGATTCCATGTGCGCACCCTTGCGAGGCATCCATGGGTTCGACGTCAGATTAGTGATTTTAGTTATCGCTATTCTTGTCTACGTCACTTGCGCTTCACTTTACTTCAAGATCTACAAGACAATTAAACATTCTACACAGAACGTTGGCATCCAGATAGAAGGCAAACTAGCACGGAAATTTGTGTTTCTGATCACTTCGAATTTCCTGTTTCTCGTCATGCCGGTCGGAATTTCCTGGTTGATCGTGGAGGTACCTTCCGGAGTCGGAGCAGACACCAAGCAAACGATTTGGAAAACCTTGAGCTATATCTCATTGAGCCTCAACGCAGTTCTTAATCCATTACTGGTGGCGTTTCGGCATAGGTTGTTCGTGCGGGAGTTTAAACGTCAGTGGCGATGTGTTATCGTGGTTGCTCCACTTGCTCTATAA